Proteins from one Burkholderia sp. genomic window:
- the fur gene encoding ferric iron uptake transcriptional regulator codes for MNNPTELKNIGLKTTLPRLKILEIFQQSGVRHLTAEDVYRNLLHEQLDIGLATVYRVLTQFEQAGLLTRSNFESGKAVFELNEGSHHDHLVCLGCGRVEEFFDAEIENRQKTIAKTRGFKLQEHSLAMYGSCTTENCPYRKH; via the coding sequence ATGAACAATCCGACCGAGCTAAAGAATATCGGGCTCAAAACCACCCTCCCGCGCCTCAAGATTCTTGAAATCTTTCAGCAGAGCGGAGTCCGGCATCTGACCGCTGAAGATGTCTATCGCAACCTGCTGCACGAACAACTTGACATCGGCTTGGCTACGGTATATCGGGTGCTGACGCAGTTCGAGCAGGCCGGCCTGCTCACACGCAGCAATTTCGAATCAGGCAAAGCAGTGTTCGAGCTGAACGAGGGTTCGCACCACGACCATTTAGTCTGTCTCGGCTGCGGTCGCGTGGAGGAATTCTTCGACGCGGAGATCGAGAACCGCCAGAAAACGATCGCCAAGACCCGCGGCTTCAAGCTGCAGGAGCACTCGCTGGCGATGTATGGTTCCTGCACCACCGAAAACTGTCCATACCGCAAGCACTGA